The following nucleotide sequence is from Schistocerca serialis cubense isolate TAMUIC-IGC-003099 chromosome 4, iqSchSeri2.2, whole genome shotgun sequence.
gggcggttttttaggctagaggatctcgggaaaacacaagaagggcttcagttacAATGGGTGCAGACCGAACACAGGTAGAATGTATATACAGGAATCACTggtataacagttataaattgtcgtagctgtgttgggaaagtaccagagctccaagcgctaatagaaagcactgatgatcaaatcgttataggcactgaaagctggctaaagccggatataagctcagccgaaattttttgaaagaacctaacggtgttccgaaaggataggctaaacacggttggcggtggcgtgcttGTTGATGTTAGAAGTAGTCTAACCTGTCGCTAAATTGAAGTAATTACTTCCTgtcagttagtatgggcagaggccattgttggaaatcggaataaaataataattggaacaTTTTACCGACCACCCAATGCAGATGATAGAGTTgctggaaggttcaaagaaaacttgagtctgatttaaAATACGTACCCGGCTCATACgactatagttggtggtgactttaatctaccgtcgatatgttggcggaaatagatgtttaattccggaggtacgcataaaatatcattcgaaattgtgctaTGCGAAAATAATTTCGTGCAGCTAGCTCATGAGACAACGTGAAGAGTAAACGTCTTgccctcttaacaacaaataatcctgagttaataacgagcatcaaaaccgatacagggattagggttgtcatagcgagattgaatattgtaatccccaaatcctctaataataaaccaaaaatatacccattcaaaaaagcatataaaaattgaCTTGACGCCCTCCTGAGAGactatctccactcattccaaattaataatgtaagtgtagaccagatgtggcttgaattaaaagaaatatatcggcagcaactgagagatttgacaaacgacggagatgatcctccttggtacacaaaacgggttagaacactgttacagaaacaacgaaacaaacatgccaaatttaaacaggcgcAAAATCCCCATATCGTCACCATTCCTTCGGCAGTCACTACACTATAGCCAACTGTCTTTGCGATATGTCGGTATGATGCAACCATGTCAAGCTCGCTAATTATTCGTACTTGCTTAGAATTCGAAATATGGCGATAGATTTCGCGTATTCATCCACTGGGTGTGCCATGTTGTGATCTCCACCAGAAAACTGGCAGTAACGTTAGACACAACCGTAGCCATCTTGTACTCACACCATTTTCATACGTAGGAATGGCCTTTTCCTTTGCTGGAAACACTAATGATAGACTCCTATAGGGATGAAATATTAGTGAACATATCACACAGGCATGAAAATATTGAAGTAAGCGTTTGCGAGCGTGTAAGTAAggtgttcatggtgtaacactttccattttccTCGGCGTGTGTTCGTCGTCGGCTCTAAAACCTATTCCTCTGTACTGCCATTTTGCTGTTCCTTCTCCGCGTAATGTGCATGAGAGTGCAGCAAGAAATAGCCAGTTCTTTTGCTCCTAGCGTTTTCAACTTCCTGGTGCTATAATTATTCTTCATGGTGACCCGTTTCATGCCTGATTCTGCCTGTCAAACAGCTCTTTGTAACTATGATAGGTGACTACATGTGAGGAATTGGCGCAAAATAAAtcctgaaaaagttctgttaatccAAAATTTTTAGCTTTATACCACGCCCAACTTCCACCACTCACTATCTTTTTTTTTCGGTTCTACATGTGTATTTCCACCCAGTAAATGCGATAACCTGTTTTACGTATTCCGGCCTCATGTGTCACTAAATTTTTGCACTCTACTGATCCTGGTAATGGTAAGGCCGAAtggtctcagttgtgccactgaaAGCGTCATTACTCTCAGAAGATCGCAGatcgtagtaattgagggaaacATGTACTGAAACCGAAAATATATGTGGGGCTCCCCAAGGAGTTTTTACAAGCCCTCTGCGTTCCTAATCGTGTAATTGGTTATgcagacaatccgagcagccctcttatatatatatatatatatatatatatatatatatatatatatatatatatatatatatatatttgcatgtGATGCTTtcgtttaccatctagtaaagccatgagaagatcaaaacgaactgcaaattGATTTAgagtaaaatgtaagttaatgcagttgaGCAGGAAGAacagtcctgtaatgtttgaatacagtgttagtggtatgctgcttgacacaaCCATGTTGATTAAACAACTGGGCGCAACGTtgaaagcgatacgaaatggaacaagcacgtaaGCTTTGTAGCAGCAAAgatgaatagtcgacttcggttcattggaagaGTTCTGGGTAAGAGTTACTTGCCTTCGAAGGAGACAACATATATAATAATTGTACGATTCATTCTTCCGCTCTAGTGTTTGGGGTCTCCACCAGGTCGGATTCTAGGAAGACAACTcaacaattcagaggcgtgctagaTTTATTACAGGCAGGTTCAATCAACTCAAACTGGAATCCACAGAGGGAAGACGACGATCTTTTCGTGTAACACTATTGAGGAGGTTTAGAGAACAGGCGATTTGCAGCTCATTGCAGAAGTGTTCTATTGCCCCCAACATACATTGCCCTTAAGGACCgcgaacataagagaaattaggtttTGTACGGACACATAAAGACAGTCGTTTTGACACttgtccatttgcgagtggaacaggaaaggaaataactactaATGGTAGGTGGTACCCTCCACCTTTTACCATACCGTGACTTACTGAAAacatagatttagatgtaggtaaAGACTAGACTTCTGCATTGTTGCGcaaagtggaaattgactctaaacaataaaaaatgtgaggAACTCGATATAACAACTGAAAAGTTTGTTTATTCTCGGTTACACTTTGAACAAATTTAATGCTTGTCGATTGAAGTACATGTATAGGATTGAcagttacgaagaacttaaatttgaaccatcacacagttcccttcagatcacagaagttaagcgctgtcgggtgtggccggcatttATATTGGTGACCATCCTggtcgccatgcactgttgccatttttcggggtgcactcagcctcaagatgccaattgaggagctactcgaccgaatagtagcggctccggccaaagaaaaccatcgtaacgaccgggagagcagtgtgatgtccacacacccctcctatccgtatcctcattgaggatgacacggcggtcggatgatcccagtgggccacttgtggcctgttgaCGGAGTGCTATAGAGCTCTCACGGAAATATTTAGATATTGTGTTTTCCCCTGTGCTATTGGAATGAGGAACGGTCGAGACATACTTCGAAATTACACAGTTGCTTTTACTGTGGGTTCACAGTCTcaaaaaattctctgaaaaattttgtttttgccattgactgtagccggccggagtggccgtgcggttctcggcgctacagtctggaagcgcgtgacagctacggtcgcaggttcgaatcctgcctcgggcatggatgtgtgtgatgtccttaggttagttaggtttaagtggttctaagttttaggggactgatgacctcagtagttaagtcccatagtgctcagagccatttgaaccatttgaactgttgacTGTATTTTGATTAAAAATCCACTGCTGAAATTTCAaccttttcttcattttcaaatgtaTGTTGTTTGCAACTGTTACCAGCTTGACAACGACCCAACGGTCAAAATTGCAGTAGCCGATCTTCGAAATTCATTCGCTGACTGCGAATTTTTTCAAACAGATATATTTGGTTCTATGAAGCTTCTGCCAAGCACCTGAGTGCGAATTGTAGAGTTTATAATACGCTGACTGCGAATACTTTGAAAAAAGGAATAGTCTGAAAGtgtttctatgaaccctctgcgatGCACTGCAGTATAAATCGTAGAGcactcatgtagctgtagatgaaggTATAGAGTGGCGGACACTATAAGACTTCTTTCTTCGGTTAATTTTTGCGCTTACTCTTTCACTTTTTTTGAGTCTCAACAGGCATTTGCCGAACTGTCCCACATTTCGCTAACTGGCTTAGGTACTGATATTGTATCCCAAAGGGGTATCGTTGCACCGGAGTACTGCGTAATTGTGCAACGTTACCGCCAAAGTGAGACCAGACACGCCCGCGGACTTCGTGTTTCGCCAAGATGGCGGCGCTCCGCCACCTGTTCCCCGGTACGCACGCCTCTCTCTGCGTGCCGCGTCCACGCCCTGGGAGGAGTCGGGAAGGCCGGCCGCGCACTTTCACGCTGACCTCTGGATGTATATATAGAGGCCATCCGCACAACGCCTCACAGTACTGCAGCAGCAGCGATCAACTACCAGCAATCATGAAGACACTGGTGAGTCACTCTATCTCACAAACACTGTCTATTTCCTTGAATCGTGAGTTCTCTCTCGAAATATCGCAGAAGCGTCAGTAGCATCAGTAAAAGGATCAGGTCCTTAGCGAAACGGTAGAATTTCTTGAGTTTACATCTCACTCATGTAGCACTTCGGCACTGGTCGGCACTTGTAGATAAGCGGAGATCAACGTATATTACGTTAGCGGCTACGTCGGCATAAGTCGTATTATCTCCACAtaccgttattgttgttgttgtcttcagtcctgagactggtttgatgcagctctccaagctactctatccattgcaggcttcttcatcttccagtacttactgcaacctacatccttctgaatctgcttagtgtattcatctcttggtctccctctacgatttttaccctccatgctgccctccaatgctaaatttgtgatcccttgatgcctcagaacctgtcctaccaaccggtcccttcttcttgtcaagttgcacctaccgactgcctcagaatttgtAGCTAGCGGCTGGCTGTATGGCTTGCTATTATAGACCTAACATCAACCACGATTTTCTTTTGATCCAACAACAAGTGCTGTCATTCTAAATGCCAGATATTTCTAAGTTTCAATTCGTTTACCTTAGAACGGTTCTCATCCCGTTTCTTGGGACGAATCAAAGGAAATTCTCGCACACTATTCTACCATAGTTTCATAAAATCACGCAAGTCTGAATTCATGTTCCCTGGACGGTGATTTAACTATTCTCAAGACTACACGAGTGTTGCTTTCATTATGCATTTGTGCCCTGATAGTGACATTCGATTCCTACACAGGAAGATATTTAAAACATCCATCCCATTTTAGACTCATCTGGTTTCTCCACTGATCCCCAAAAATCATCTGAGGTGAATTACAGCTGATTTCTCACTTTTCATAGTTTCGCCGAGCTTTTATTTGACCCTAACCTGGTGACTAAGTACTGAAGTGCCAACTACACATACGAATGTCTCGGATTCTGTCCCCAGTCAATCCTATGATTTTTAACTATTAATTCTTTCACCCCTGACAATGTTTGCTGATGTGGAAAATGCTGAGTTGCACCGTGGATCGGCATCCACGTTTAACAGTAGATCCCCCTATATCTCGTTGGGCAGTTTAACGACCAGAGGAAGTCAGCACCATACCACCTCAACAGGACCAGCCAGACCTGCTGAAGTCAAACACGTAGATCGGTACCCAAACGTAGTGTGTTTGTAGAGTATCAATGAAAATACCGATTTActtcgtgctatgtgctgtcgtccagtagaagatCCGTAAACGATAatcaaaagtaacaccagaactacggagcacaggaaagtCGTACCTGTGAAGAATTCTGTTGAAGATATCGCATAGGTGAGTTGGTAGGGCCAAAGTCGACGTAACACAGGCGCCGCTTTCGAATCCCACCGATGAAATTTTTTGTTGACTGTTTACGTGTGAAAcggttatatgggagaacattttcctgatatGCAAAAGGATTTTTCGGAGTTTGCAGCAATATTCTTTTGGAAgtatgctttcgcttcgttagttgcaAGTAGCAAAcgtatagagtacatttgtatagataggtgtggtATTTTGTCGCAGATGCCCCGCAGAACACCACATCTATCTATACAAACGTACCCTAtacgtttgctactttcaactaacgaaacgAAAGCAGATTCCCGAAAGAACATTGCTGCAAATTCCAAAAAAtctttttacatgtcaggaaaatgttcttccATGTAACAGTTCCAAAACTGagcagttttaaaaaaaatgttatcagTGGTGTTTGAGCGTGATATTTTTCGTGCGACGATCTTGCGCCCTACTAactacttctttctttcttttttatctcaATTTGTCCGTTAATGGCTGCTGCATTTTGTTTGGGACGGACATTCCACGACACCCGTTCAAGGCGATCAAAGAAccgttcactcttttttttttattattacagagagcagctacgctctgacccaacacgctgagccaccgtgctggCATCAGCTCAGCCGAGTTAGATCTTCAACACAATCGTTCACAGTTAGCTTTTCCTGTGCTGTGTGGTTCTGGCGTCACTTTTAATTGCCGTTTACACATGTTCTACTGGACCACAGCGCATAGCCCGAACTGAATCGGGGTTTTCATTGATACTCTGTCGACACACAACATTTGGTACGTATCTGAGTGTTTGACCTCTAGGGGTTTGGGTGTGATGTCGAGAACAACCTTTGGATTGACGACAGTTTTACTTCACTGATTTCAGCTTAGATGGAACTATCAATCGTCACCCTTCCAGCAACTCTTGTGCCACCTCCGACATcagcagtttttatttcttcatctgaGCCTTACTGAAGCTCTCTGTATTTTGCAATCAGCAAGAAAGACTGACAGACGTATTAGGGATTTACCGTCTCGTATTTGTTGTACATCATAGAGGTTACTATTGGGGGCATGATTAGTATCTGAAAGTATCATGTGACAATAAACATCCCttggttaccagaatgagattttcactctgcagcggagtgtgcgccgatatgaaacttcctggcagattaagactgtgtgccgcaccgagactcgaactctgaccTTTTTCTTTCCGgagcacgtgctctaccatctgagctacccaagcacgactcacgcccagagacaagacactggcagaagtagagctgtgagaacGGGCCGTGAGTcaagtttgggtagctcagatggtagagcacttgcccgcaacaggccaagatcccgagttcgagtctcggtccggcacaaagttttaatttaccAGAAAGTTTCATTCCTTGGTTAGGTATCTTCCACTGCTTACATATTACAAAATGCGTTATAAACCAGAATTAGGGAGCGTGGGTACTAAGGAATCTGATAAGTAGTGTACAGTATTTGGCGTGACGTTGCGTCGGTTTCTGCTTTAGATCGTCCTGAGTGCTGTGCTGGCCGTGGCCCTCGCCAAGCCCGGCTTCCTGGGGGCGGGCGTCGTCGGCCCCGCCTACGCCGCTGGCCTCGGTGCCGCCGTGCAGCCCGCCCCCGTCCTGGTGGGCGGCATCCACCCCGGCCTCGCCGCCTACGGCCCGGCCAATATCGTCATCGGGCCGGGTGGCTACCCGCTGGACACCCCTGCCGTGGCAGCCGCCAGGGCCGCCCACCTGACGGCCGTCGCCCAGACGAGGGCCCGCGACGCCGTGGTGAACGGCGCcgccctcgccgccgccgccgcctacggCGCCTACGGAGCCTACGgctacgccgcccccgccgtcgtCGCCCCCTCGGTAGCCGCCCTCGCCCCTGGAGCCCTGGGTCTCCCTGGACTGCTGGCTGCCAAGGCTGCTTACCACGGCTAACTCCAACGCAGACCGAGGTTGTTCTTATGGGTCGACATCATGCTCCACGCATCGTACACGTTTCATCACCACCTCACTCGAGAGGCTTATGTATTACTGATTGTGGTACAAATATTTGATAAATAAAGAGCTTCAAAGAAATCATGCCATGTCTACCAACAAGTTACCATTTCATACTATCGATCCACCTATATTGCTCCCCTTGTTTCCCATGCCTTGTTAATTCCACGTCAACAAAATGAGCACCTTTCGCTTTTGACTTACTTGGCAATATGGAATGACATAACATGTACTTCACTCGAAAGCTCCAAGCGAAATGCTCCTGTCTTTATATACTGTATAACAGTAACAGTAAATCTGTCAGCTCGGTTAGCCGAGGGGTCTAACGTATGGCTTTCTGGAGAGGGACGGAGcgcttggtccccggcacgaatccgcccagcggacttgtgtcgaaggACCTGTTAGCcagccggtctgtggatggtttttaggcggttttccatctgcctcggcaaatgccggctggttccccttgttctgcctcagctacattatgacggcgattgctgcgaaaa
It contains:
- the LOC126473960 gene encoding cuticle protein 18.7-like; its protein translation is MKTLIVLSAVLAVALAKPGFLGAGVVGPAYAAGLGAAVQPAPVLVGGIHPGLAAYGPANIVIGPGGYPLDTPAVAAARAAHLTAVAQTRARDAVVNGAALAAAAAYGAYGAYGYAAPAVVAPSVAALAPGALGLPGLLAAKAAYHG